Within Coffea arabica cultivar ET-39 chromosome 4e, Coffea Arabica ET-39 HiFi, whole genome shotgun sequence, the genomic segment TAAAATTACCAGTATTTTTTGCTATGGTTTTGTATCTTGTCCTGATCTACTTGTTGTCAAACAGTAGATCAAGATGAATATCAAACTGGCAAGAAAGACTGATAACAATAGCGACTATGACCCGACTTTTACAATAGTGCAATGATAGATATCATCCTTTCTTTACCACCGCAGCACTACTAACAAGGCAtaatcaaattaaaattttttttgactctTTAGTGGTAAGTAGAGTCCTACACGAGTTAGTGTTCAACTCACACAACCATCGAAACCATTTGCATTTTCAATATCATCATCCTTGAAGCCATCATTGGTATTCTCACAATCATTATCGCGTTGTGCCTTAACGGAATCAATGTGCTCATTCAAAAAAGCTTTCTCACTATCCAGATTTACTCCAAACTCAGAAGAAAGTTGGTCTTGGATAGATTTTCAACTAGCAATGAACCAATCACAGTCCTGAAGGATCCCATAAAGCCTTTCGACAAGCCTTGGCCAATCAATTCCATCAACAAGATTAATGTTTTATGCAACTTCAGCAGATGCCTTGCCATTATTATCAGGGGGGAGGGTTGGCTGATCACCATCAGTAGCATCACCACCATCAATGATTTCCAAGTCAATAGCTTGAACACTAAATGAGTTATATGTTAcatttttgtcattaattttatgattattttcctctttattttaccaaatattgtattaattgatagattctacttatatttggtgttttgtattaattatagGGCGTTATAATAAAAACTGCTAAAAAGGgatgattttcttggaattgATTGTCAACCGCAAGTTTTCTAATTCAAGATGAAGTCTACGTGGATTATTGACGGAAGATTAGGAAATTaccatttttcttaaatattttatttagaaAACAATTGGTATTATTTTTGGAGTTATGTTTTTCAATTAGAATTCTAGTTTTAGTTGCTGAAATGAGAGGTCGAATTTGTTATTAATTGGTAGTCATTTAGGTTTCTTATGATCATCTGTGTGGGGACTGTCACAATAGGGAGAACGGCAGTTTAGCCTCTCAATTTGTCTTGCTTTTATTAGTTTTAGAGGAAAACTAATTGCAGCGAGGTTCCATGGAGTCTAGCGGAATTTCTTCTAGGATGCGTAACTAAATctccattttctaataaaggaacaacggaggttttggttcatctaaaaattgtgagatcgaattaattttatttattactCTTATTTACTAGTATTTGCATATTCTCTGATTGTAGTGCTTAtggttattttattaattgagtattCTAAATCCGGACGTTGAATTAATTTAGCAATTTAATGTCAATTGAagcgttaaatccgtaattgtttaattactcTAAAATaatgacaactggcatgattgaatttgtgtcaggggaatacgcgggttaatctaaaataaccgtggtagtgtgttatttggatAGAATAGACCTCCTCTAATATGTAAGGCAATTagaaaattaaatcttacgggcgtacttAAGATTATTTTTCGATTAGAGTAATGATTAACGGacgtaccttaatcaccaacACAGTAAGGAGGAGTTGACTGTCATTatttgtttggcagttataatttatttattagtCAATAATTAGAATTATCTCtgtatcgatgatcaattaggtaaACTATTGCCGAAattatttcttgactagagtttagttattattaatttggttttaataatttgtcatttaatttttagttgactatttatttttatttgaaccATTTAATTATTACCAAGAAAAACCCCCCTTTGTTAGTTTGAATTTCAAAAGAGACAAATAATctcaatccctgtggattcgatccTACTTATCACTCTctacagaaattatattttgtttgaataggtatttattattgtacaagtTTAACAGCCTATCAATGAGTTGTTTGAATCTGCAATGATTTTACAGATAGATCCCTCTTCGACAACACGAGATCCAAAAGTTACCCGGAACAATGGTATAACTTTTGCTATTGAAATAATGCAAGTTATAGCACACTTTGACCAAATGCAGAAATAGTAAACACAAAGCACGTTTGTGTTGTCTGTTAGCATCACCAAATTGCTAGCCCCCTCAACCAGCAACTTCTTACACTCTATCTCTGTTGTAGCTAACTGTTCTACAAGAGGTTTCATCGCTACACCAAGGTTTTCGTCCTACCCTGCATTCATTAAACCTGCTTGAAGTTGGTTTCAAAGAAGTAGATATTTGGAAATTTTTGACTTGAAGTTATTCCAATCCATCCTAAAAAGTCCTGCGAATAGCAAAAGTCATTCAAAAGCCAAGTACTTCCCAATTCTAATTGATATTCGGAACTAATGTCATGGCATGGCCATTCATCAATTACTAATGTGATTCATCAAATCTCAACAACAAACAACATTTAACTCCTGCAACACTTAACCGAAGCAAAATTAAGCAAAAGTCAAAAAGCAAGTGCTTCACAATTCTATTTAACAAACATCCAAACTGAATTCCAAATTTATTTCTCCAGATCAGTCAATTCCGAACTAATATCATGGCCATTCATCAATGACTAATTCATCAATCTCGACAACAAACAAATGACTTTCTAGATTTAACTCCTTGAATACTTAACCAAGGCGCAACCAATCAATAGATTAGAAATGAGATTCCGAAATTCATCAAAAGCATACTTAACCGAAGCAAATACTTCACAATTCTAATTAATAACCTTTCAAACTGAATTCTAAACTTATTTCTCCAGATCAGTCAATTCCAAACTATTTTCTTATGAGGGgtgattaataaaaaaatcCATAGAAGAGGCCTATATTTCCATTGATTCATTCTATTGGCCCCAAGCAAATATAATATACGGatataattgattttgaaagGGTTGAAACCCATTTACACGTCAATTATTTTTTGcaagttctttcttttttttttgtgggaacaatattggaaaattttcttctcCTCAACGAGTATTGAGTACATCAATTAGACTTTGCATTTTACTCCTCATTTATTCTTCATGAAGACAAAACACACACatatcttacatatatataaaaaccTAAGCCTTCTTCTCCCACGTTGATCCACGTGGCAAAACATGGGAGAGAAGCAactattgtgttttttttttctagcaatAACCTCATAAAGTGTACCCTGATCTAAGCAGTTGATAACTATTCTAgggcatttttttccttttacttaAAATTACGTGTTTGCCCTTCTAAACATAATAGGCTTCCAGAACAGTAGCTCATTATTTGGGCTGAATTTTGGTTTTTCACCTGCACTTTTTTTCCTGTTCATCCGCGTCTTTCCCTTCTTCATCTGTACTATCactttttgcttcttttgaCTTTTAGTTTTAGCCTACCATCTTTCTGCTTCATTCCTGTTTCTTTTCCGTCTATTTCTTTTTCCTCGCATCAGACGAAAGGAAGAAGCTGCAGTTCAACTGCTTTAGCAGATGGTGTCTTCTCCTTTATTCAAtgtcaaataattttttttttttttgtaatttcttGCTCAGAATTTGCTTACCCACAGGATAATTCTACTTGTAATGAGGAAAATGGGGAACTTTTGGTTAGACTAGGTTGTACTTCTTGGTCAAAAAATCTGCAAAATTTTCCCCAAATGATGCGTAGCCTTCGGATTCATCTTATAGATAATTCTTACAGGATGGcattttggggaatattatcCTCCAACTACAGCCGACTTTGTAGCCATGGGGATGCTTTTCTTCTTTGCTTGACTTTTATAGATACATTTGAGTCTTGGTTTTGAttgtcaaaattcatttttttcctattttattaGTTTCAGTGTACCTGAATGTGTTCTTCTAAACTTTTAATACAAATTTAGCCCTATTTTTAAATATGATTACGACATGTTTTGATCCTTTCGATATTACTCTAATGACTAAAATAAATTCTTGAGTAATTTTTTTCATTCTCTAAACATTCAATGCAttgctttttagttttttttttctcttcttatttTATGACTGGCGGCATGGAAAGTTTGTAGGAGAGTATTGGaggatttggattttttttaatttcccgTCTCCAGAATTCTGTTCCTTCTACTTGAAGTTGGCTTGAAGGTaagatttttcccctttttctaaCTCTTAAGAAATTTAGTGAATGACTTCTCATTATGGGGACAACCATTCTACTAAAAGCAATTTGTGTTCTTTGTTCTCTGTTTTACAGATGGCTAGCTGCCATGGAAGCAATCATTCTACTGAAAGccatttttacattttcttctCCGTTGTACAaatgttcattttctttcatgtaaaaaataatattctaAGCAGAAGGTGAATAAATGCAATCCCCAGAAACTGGTATCTTCATTGTAAAGGTATATGAATTTTATACTTTTTAAATGGAAAGGATATTAtgtaatttcatttaagaaGTAAGGTTCTACCTTTgcttctttattcttactcttATTGATTAAACATTTACAAATGCAACATAGTATAGGATCTTTTGATCATTTACAGATGCAACATACACTACATAGTATAGGatattttgattttcattgGAGAGATGCTACTGCTAGAAAGCAATAATTTACGCACTTAATATTTTCCACATCTTGCCAGTAAACGTATTTGGCACGCTATGTTTACAACCTGATGACCAATGATGCAAGCAATCcacaaaagtttttcaattatACCACAAAATCACTGAACTTAATAAAATTTTCTACAAGGATCTCTAATATCGGATTTCTTTTCAGCTAAAACTTTAATCCTCTAGCTTAAAAatgcttttaaaaaatttttaaacttaaaaagaaaaaagaatagcAAATAACAACAGTATTTAGGTTGgtatttcaattaataaaaataaaaaaataatgttcATACCTAATATAATATTGTTGAATCAACATTTCTTCAATTTTAATAGGTGGGCGTGAGCTATGGTAAACACCTTATTACATGACATACATCTACATAAGAATTGTCACTACTTACAATTTAGGTGCTTTGAATTATATTTTCTACACAATAGGTTGGAAATTGGTTGTGCTATTGGATTTAGATGAATGATTATATTTATTTAGTCTGATCAGAATTTTGAACCTTTTCAAATAGGTAATTTATTTCTAATTTAAAATAAGAATTAGATACAATTGTGCCCAAGTTTAAAAATAAGAGTGTCAAGGAATTTTTCAATATTTGTTACACAATAGATTGGGCATTggctagtatatatatatattcgcaCACGCTTGTCTCAAATTCATGTCATGAAAATGTAAGAGCACATGTTAGCATTTGAAGTGTTTCACAATTCATAAAACCAGGTACTCACAAATACAATCATGGGGCAGCTAGTCCATCGAACCTAATCCCAAAAAGCACGAGACTTTAGACCTATTGATTTTCCCATCATTTTATCTTTTGAGCTTTTTTGATAATGCGATGATGACCAAGTTGACATTGACTTGTGTGGGTGCCCAACGTACTACGCCTATGCTCCTTTTTGAATATCGCCGCACCGActtcaaagccccaaattatgAGTAGTCGATCATAAAGCTGCATGACAAGATAAACAAACATTACAAGGCTTGAATCATAAGCGTGCAGGCCGATTATAATTTTCCGAGGTCCCAAAATTTCCAATTCATCTGCCTAACAAGAAATATAAATTGCAAAATAGAAGTTACAATTCTGGAAGTAAATGGAGCTATTTTGTACCAGTGTGCTGCTGATTGTGATGTATGTCAAgctagatttggatgaaattcACACGTCGCTACGCACATTTGAGGTGTCTTCTCGTAGCCCACCACCTCTCAGCCAAAGTGAAATTGACATTTTCTTTGGCTTTTTATATCGTTTACAAACCACACGGAGAAACCCGAATTAAGGCCTTGTTTAGCAGCTAAGTTTTTTTTATCAAGTTTATCTGCTATAAATTCTTTAAAAACTTTAACTGCAATaatcttaaaaaaattttcaaaatttttaaactatatacttcaaaatattaaaaaatttacacattttaaaaattttttaaaaaattcctaCAGtaaactacagtaaagttttagacaaacatctAAAAAACTCACATGCTAAACCAACGAAGTCTAAGATTTATACAAATTGTGCAACGCTTGAGTAGTGCTACTGACAAGATACATCGtggtggtttttttttcttttttttttttgtgggataAACATCCTGTGTTCATAATCACATTCAGTCCTCTTTAATTCAGAATCAAGCGCTATCGGACCTTTTATAGGGTGACTCTCTCAacattatatattttttccatTCACAACATTTAAATCTGAAAACTTATTTAAGGAATGTCAAACTCCTTGATGTTACTTCTAATATATCTTTATTCTTTCTAGGCCGTTAATActcttaaaattttaaatattttcttgTGAAAATGACATAGTTAATAGCTTAGGTTGGGCTCCATGACATGTTTCGCTTGTTGGTTTCAGAACGATGACAACCAGCTCACAAATGACAAAACCAACAACTCATTACTTGCAAAATACAATCACGGAAAAAGAAACCTGACCAGTCGTATACTACTAGGACTACTGCAAAGAAACTCGTGTTTGGACGCGAGATTATTTagaataaattatttgaaataatacaCTATAATATCTTTCATTATTAcataatatatgtgaaataaaaaagataattgaaaattatatttataatataagcggaataatatttaaaatttagttttcaaatcataccATCCAAACGGGCTTATTAATATTACTCGTTAAATGTCTCTCCGTGAAATCAtgtgaatatttgagatttgaAACTTAAACCCGCAAGCATATTTACAGTCATTACGTTTTACTAATAACTGTCGTCACATTTACAGTAAATTCTCCCCTATCCTAATCCCCGGAAATTTTCATTAGCTAAAAGAAACGGCTAATGCAGATAAATGCAAAGCCTCTTAGTCTATTCCCCTGTGATTTATTCATATTATTCCTTGTATTGCATCTGTTTCAAAATAATGCTTCAAATAATTAACACAATGATGGCTTTTTTCACCAAGCAACATGAAAGTTAGCTTTgccagttttgtttcttttcttccacagaggaaaaatattaggaggAAAAGAAGGCTCAGCTCAAGCAACAAAGTCACCATGTAATCTAGTTCGGCACTTTTGACTCTTACAGATCAGCAACCGAATACTACATTAATACGATATTGACTTTGAAAAAATAGAGTATTAAAATGAAATTATGCATATAACAGGTAATCATTGGCCTTGTTCTCGGTTGctttaaattttataaattctAATTGTAAATAGTGATTATAGTGAATAATCAGAATCAGCAAAATTTACTCTTTGAATGAATATGCATTTTAACTTTTTTagtaattaaaaaatttgtaataaaaataaaagcaataaaaaatatcataacaactgaTTATCTAACATTAAAATTCATAATCAAACAAAACAATCAACGAGGACAAGCCAATTATACAGTTGTCTACTATTTTCAAGGGTCAGCTCATTTACCTTCCTATCAAACTATTATATTAATGGCATCAGCATGATAGTCGAGATTTAATTGATGACAGCACTAATTActcttttgttcttttattattattttgcaaTCGTAGAAAGGTGACGTCGCTAATTATatcaaaagaagggaaaaaaaagtatTTCGGCATTGGTCTTGCATCAAATAGACAATAGGACCTTGGTCAAGGTTGTAGCTCACAATCTCTTTATAAACAGTAAGTTCAATAATGGATCGGTTGTTTTGTTCTTATCTGGAggttataaattataaataacaataaattcCGACATTAATTATTCGCCATTAagcttataaaaaaaaaaaatactaggaTGAAGTACTAACAACTCGGAATGCCGATCCCCTGTTTTttgagtgtttttcaaaaattaatttttcaaatacaataaaaatttttaaaaagtactttaaaaggtaatctaaaaattagtttaaatttttttaaaattttaaaaaatatctcaaaatatattatagaaactcttctactcttaaatattccaaaatatactctaaaaacagtgctacagcaaaatttttcaaaaacaccccaaaaaacagctaatccaaatggaGCCATATTTTTTGCTCCCCcttgagcttttttttttgataagaaaacaaTTGGAAAAAATTTATTACTGAGATTGCTGGAAATAGTCCAGCACGATTTGCTTGACAAAATTTGGAGGAGCATCCCAAGCTTTATTTTTGGAGGGAGATGCTCCCACTTGAGCTTAATACCAGCACTAACAGGTCGATGAAATAAACTGAAATGATTGTCAGGTTGGTTTTGGGGGATTCCGGATATAATTTTGCTATTAACATAGGGCGCGGCTGAAATGGAAATCTTTAAATAatattcataatttttttggGGATAATTATCCAATCTAAATAATGTCTGAAACGAAGCAACCCTGTGCCACGTGGTATGAATGCGGATTGGTGTAATTAGATCCCCGGACAAATTATCCACCAGGTGGAGAGATTGGGCAGACGATTCTAGCCAAGATTGGTTTTTCCGTTCTTATCTCATTTTTTTGTCGAAACAACTATATCTTAAACCAAACAAACAGGAGCAACTTCGGTTTTACCGATAAGGAGAATATTAATGCCAACCCTTTATTTGTTAACAGTAATCACTTGACATTTTTACCATATGAATTAGAAAAAcactttcttatttttcattGAACTTATAACTATCACTTCTTATAAATCATTAAATTATACTCTttctccgtcccactttgatattCCTTTTTTTAcactgtttaaaaaaaaaattagttaattttgttggaaagcTAAATCCAGCCTACCATCTTTTTTAAAATGGCTTTATATTAATAGGAATATGACTAATTACTACCTTTACATTAATCACAACAATAATTGTATGGAAAGTTGCACCATTTAAGGTATGAATCTAAGCAATTAAGAAAAAGATAGGTTACACTCATAGATAACAAAATACATtaaataaggatattttagagaaattataagttaagtatatttttcaattgaaaagtggaatataatttgaaatgaatgaaaaagaaaaattggactATCAAATTGTGGATGGAAGGAGTaattaaaatactaaaaatgaaaatgaagtgTATGAACGTTTTTATCCTTCTCATaagtaagtttaattttttttttatgttttccgTAAATTTATTTTACAATCATCTTTTTACCTCATATACATTAAATTATTATAGTATaacttttttataaaaatttcaaaaaatagcaatccaaaacaACTCTTTTTAATTTAGACAAATGTGCTATATCCTATATGTGGTAATGCATTTAGTATGTTTTTTTACTTTGTcctgtatataaatataaataataaaagacAGCAATTGATAGGAgtaatcattaaaaaaaagaaaaaggtatgTTGACTGAGGTGCCCCTCCCATATCCTCTTCCTCCAACTAATCCATGTCACATGCTCCTCCCATTCACTTGTGGACTGTGATCTCACATCTTCCTTTCTAACCCCGACTTCCTCCCCCCTCTCCCCATCCCTCAACTCCCCTTTTATACAAGTACAGAAAAAGtgtaacacacacacacaaacacacagaGAGTTAGGTGTAAGTAAAGTCTAACGAGTTTTAAAGAAAGATCtcgacacacacacacacacccatATTAAAGAGGAAGAAAGGGGGAATAAAAAGATTGAACGACTCTCAAACGTTAGCGAAACAAAAGAGGATGGCTGGTTTACAAAGATCTGCTGTATCATTCAGAAGACAAGGCTCCTCAGGTCTAGTATGGGATGACAAGCTTCTATCAGGTGAATTGGGTCAGCAGCCGGCGCAACCCACCAACCAAAGAGAAGACCACCACCTCCTTCACTCCGGGACTACTGATAACAGCGACAAGCAGCCTCGACAAGAAATACTACAAGCCCAACCCCAAGGCCAGCAAGAAGCCAAAGAAGAGGTCGCCGCCTCCCGGGTTTCACCAAGAACCGTTGTTGGATCGATTGAGAGGAGCCGATCCAACGGCGGCGGACCCCGTTATCGCACTGGTAGGGTGTCTCCGGCTATAGAGCCGCCGTCTCCGAAGGTTTCGGCATGTGGGTTTTGCACTTG encodes:
- the LOC113741289 gene encoding MAPK kinase substrate protein At1g80180, translated to MAGLQRSAVSFRRQGSSGLVWDDKLLSGELGQQPAQPTNQREDHHLLHSGTTDNSDKQPRQEILQAQPQGQQEAKEEVAASRVSPRTVVGSIERSRSNGGGPRYRTGRVSPAIEPPSPKVSACGFCTCSAFGKPPPEKTRRRPPKHAGIHLLCCSFVRLISLCLPVHSVPSGYTNDREVIER